One window of Carassius auratus strain Wakin chromosome 17, ASM336829v1, whole genome shotgun sequence genomic DNA carries:
- the LOC113117705 gene encoding zinc finger and BTB domain-containing protein 2-like, giving the protein MDLAHHGLVLLKRLNAQREFGFLCDCTVAIGDVLFKAHKAVLAAFSNYFRMLFIHQDSNCVRLRPSDIQADIFSYLLNLMYTGKFTSQPIDPLRLEQGVKFLHAYPLLQEASRLINPESHYVPLTNSLYGVQIPDQTYTGPERNSACKDGISTKNSESVNREFLDVSDMDYRSPQPVGIESPTQNPAATMVQHLKYGIMSKSGSSRKHYACNYCGIRFNQRCMLKEHLLVHTKQAAEPHVLSVQNDHTIELEGQEIEEEHLHADSDVISDTDQQAWMEDTPPPSEIADIDNLEATEMGRQMKRRKFECPTCARKFLQKSHWREHMYIHTGKPYKCSACGKNFCRANQATRHVCSSPDTDSYIMVNRQSLVLCGGEDNSQVEALFQSSERPYKCSMCAAPFASPSEVPKHQCLTESDAVPLAENSLGENQMKDLETTTPEVNILS; this is encoded by the exons ATGGACTTGGCCCATCATGGTCTCGTTCTCCTTAAGCGCCTCAATGCTCAGAGAGAGTTTGGTTTCCTCTGTGACTGTACTGTGGCCATCGGGGATGTTCTTTTCAAAGCCCACAAAGCCGTTCTTGCAGCGTTCTCAAACTACTTCCGAATGCTGTTCATCCATCAAGACAG TAACTGTGTTCGACTGAGACCTTCAGACATACAAGCAGATATCTTCAGCTACCTGCTAAACTTAATGTACACTGGAAAATTCACCTCACAGCCCATTGACCCTCTTCGCCTTGAGCAAGGTGTAAAATTCCTGCATGCCTACCCTTTATTACAGGAGGCAAGTCGTCTTATAAACCCTGAGTCCCATTATGTACCTTTGACAAACTCACTTTATGGAGTACAGATACCTGATCAGACTTACACTGGGCCTGAAAGAAATTCAGCATGCAAGGATGGCATCTCTACTAAAAACTCTGAAAGCGTTAACCGAGAATTTTTGGACGTTTCTGATATGGATTACAGATCGCCACAACCTGTCGGGATTGAGTCACCCACCCAAAATCCTGCAGCCACAATGGTCCAACACCTCAAATATGGCATAATGAGTAAGAGTGGTTCTTCCAGGAAGCATTACGCCTGTAATTATTGTGGAATCCGTTTTAACCAGAGGTGCATGTTGAAAGAACATCTCCTTGTCCACACCAAGCAAGCAGCTGAGCCACATGTGTTGTCTGTGCAAAATGATCACACTATTGAGCTCGAAGGTCAGGAAATAGAGGAGGAACATTTGCATGCTGACAGTGATGTTATTAGCGATACCGATCAACAGGCTTGGATGGAAGACACCCCGCCGCCTTCTGAAATTGCTGATATAGACAACCTGGAGGCCACTGAGATGGGACGTCAAATGAAACGCAGAAAATTTGAGTGTCCGACCTGTGCTCGCAAGTTTCTTCAGAAGAGCCACTGGCGTGAGCACATGTACATTCACACCGGAAAGCCATATAAGTGCAGTGCCTGCGGAAAGAACTTCTGCAGAGCCAATCAAGCTACTCGACACGTTTGTTCGAGTCCGGACACAGACTCGTACATTATGGTCAACAGACAGAGTTTGGTTCTGTGTGGTGGAGAAGACAACAGTCAAGTGGAAGCTCTCTTTCAGTCTTCTGAAAGACCTTATAAATGTAGCATGTGTGCAGCACCTTTTGCAAGTCCTTCTGAGGTTCCCAAACATCAGTGTTTGACTGAGAGTGATGCTGTACCACTGGCAGAAAATTCACTGGGGGAAAATCAAATGAAGGACTTGGAGACAACTACACCTGAAGTAAACATTCTTTCTTGA